One genomic window of Prochlorococcus sp. MIT 0801 includes the following:
- the hemB gene encoding porphobilinogen synthase — translation MDLTYRPRRLRRTNSLREMVRENSVSASDFIYPLFVHEGSDTQEIAAMPGTSRWPIDGLIDEVKRAWNLGIRCVVIFPKVPDGQKTEDGAECFNEKGLIPRTIERLKKEIPEMCVMTDVALDPYSCDGHDGIVSDDGIILNDATVNYLCKQAVVQARAGADLIGPSDMMDGRVGAIREALDDEGFEHVGIISYTAKYSSAYYGPFREALDSAPRSISNKPIPKNKNTYQMDPANAREAITEAQLDEQEGSDILMVKPGLAYLDIIYRLREESELPIAAYNVSGEYSMVKAAAQRGWIDEREIVLETLLSFKRAGANLILTYHACDAAGWLKE, via the coding sequence ATGGATCTTACTTATCGGCCCCGTCGTCTTCGCAGAACAAACTCTTTAAGAGAAATGGTTCGAGAGAACTCTGTCTCTGCTTCTGACTTCATCTACCCTCTTTTTGTTCATGAAGGTTCAGATACTCAAGAAATAGCCGCGATGCCAGGTACAAGTCGCTGGCCCATAGATGGATTGATTGATGAAGTTAAGCGTGCTTGGAATCTAGGTATTAGATGTGTCGTTATTTTCCCAAAAGTTCCTGACGGGCAAAAAACAGAAGATGGAGCTGAATGCTTTAATGAAAAAGGTTTAATACCAAGGACTATTGAAAGATTGAAAAAAGAGATACCGGAAATGTGTGTTATGACTGATGTTGCTTTAGATCCTTATTCTTGTGATGGTCATGATGGAATAGTTAGTGATGACGGGATAATTTTGAATGATGCAACTGTTAATTATTTGTGTAAACAAGCTGTTGTTCAGGCACGAGCTGGAGCAGATTTAATTGGCCCAAGTGACATGATGGATGGAAGAGTTGGAGCAATAAGAGAAGCCTTAGATGATGAAGGTTTTGAACATGTAGGAATAATTAGTTATACGGCAAAATATTCATCTGCATATTATGGACCGTTTAGAGAAGCTTTAGATTCTGCTCCTAGATCAATATCTAATAAGCCTATTCCGAAAAATAAAAACACCTATCAGATGGATCCAGCTAATGCTAGGGAAGCAATAACTGAAGCTCAGCTTGACGAACAAGAAGGATCAGACATCCTCATGGTTAAACCAGGTTTGGCTTACTTAGATATTATTTACCGTTTAAGAGAAGAATCAGAACTACCTATCGCTGCGTATAACGTAAGTGGGGAGTACTCGATGGTCAAAGCTGCTGCTCAAAGAGGCTGGATAGATGAAAGAGAAATTGTTTTGGAAACTTTATTGAGTTTTAAAAGAGCAGGAGCAAATTTGATCCTTACATATCACGCATGTGATGCCGCAGGATGGTTAAAAGAATAA
- a CDS encoding VOC family protein, which translates to MQKKQSELNIESVHRLGHVAIRVEDVNRAKSFYMTLGMKLIWDDTDWCYLEAGDSKDGLALLGPSYKAAGPHFAFHFTNKDEIKRIHDSLKKRGIKVGALHDHRDGTSSFYLKDTEGNWLEMLYHPSTGIPTNQ; encoded by the coding sequence ATGCAAAAAAAACAGTCTGAATTAAATATTGAAAGTGTTCATCGACTCGGTCATGTTGCTATAAGAGTTGAGGATGTCAACAGAGCTAAAAGCTTTTATATGACCTTGGGAATGAAGCTCATATGGGATGATACTGATTGGTGTTACTTAGAGGCGGGGGATAGTAAAGATGGTTTAGCTTTACTTGGCCCTAGCTATAAAGCTGCTGGTCCTCATTTCGCATTTCATTTCACTAATAAAGATGAGATCAAAAGAATTCATGACTCTCTAAAAAAACGAGGGATCAAGGTTGGTGCTTTGCATGATCATCGAGATGGGACTTCTTCTTTTTATTTAAAAGATACAGAAGGTAATTGGTTAGAAATGCTTTATCACCCATCAACAGGAATACCAACAAATCAATAG
- a CDS encoding endonuclease MutS2, with protein MGLTKNHDDSKKTQIISESLDLLEWPTVCSHLSTFALTQQGRKKCESFDLPRNLSLSQELLSQTLEIGSLDSSLNAGISFDGVHDLENILLICSKGGIAIGEDLLKVADTLRAARKLRKLIFDQVIRPRLSELLKDVATLPDLQKLLEFGLDEGGRIADRASPKLSELRRYRNSVRLQRKDILQDIIRKYGGLLQDNIISERYGRPVLAFKAGTSDQIKGMVHDSSASGNTIYVEPQVVISIGNRLAKIDSEISDEERRLLADWSKEVGLNAIVIAHLVEILLQIEFALSRARYSKWLNGVPAILDQEEHSLFEIKDFRHPLLVWNDFHEKKNTVVPTSFDVAPDLKVVAITGPNTGGKTVALKSIGLAVLMAKAGLLLPCTGSPRLPWCKNVFADIGDEQSLQQNLSTFSGHILRISRILDAIDVFPGTTLVLLDEVGAGTDPTEGTALAMALLQVMADRARLTIATTHFGQLKALKYSDSRFENASVSFDSETIQPTFHLQWGIPGQSNAIEISKRLGLDEQVIISAQKFINPERVDNVNQVIQGLEKQRERQQSAAEDAAALLAKTELLHEELLNSWQKQRQQSEEFNEQGRFKLESSIREGQKEVRHLIKRLRDQNASGETARIAGQRLRQIEKGYRNDKRINRTQSWTPKIGEKVRLSSIGKAGEIISFSDDGMQLTVLCGVFRSKVNLTEVESLDGQKVEINQSVQVKTSQVRKNVSLVRTKKNTLDVRGLRVHEAEGVIEEKLRNCSGALWVIHGIGSGKLKKGLRKWFASLPYIEKVADAEPHDGGPGCSVVWMVD; from the coding sequence ATGGGATTAACAAAAAATCATGATGATTCTAAAAAGACACAAATAATATCAGAGTCTTTGGATTTGCTTGAATGGCCAACTGTTTGTAGCCATTTGTCTACATTCGCTCTTACTCAACAAGGTCGTAAAAAATGTGAAAGCTTTGATTTGCCACGAAATCTATCTTTAAGCCAAGAGCTATTGTCCCAAACATTAGAAATTGGGTCATTAGATAGTTCTCTTAATGCAGGAATATCTTTTGATGGTGTTCATGATTTGGAAAATATACTTTTGATATGCTCCAAAGGAGGTATTGCTATTGGTGAGGATTTATTAAAAGTAGCTGATACTTTAAGAGCTGCTAGAAAATTACGAAAACTAATATTTGATCAAGTGATACGTCCACGACTTTCTGAATTACTCAAAGATGTTGCAACTTTGCCAGATTTACAAAAACTCCTCGAATTCGGGCTTGATGAAGGAGGGCGAATTGCAGATCGTGCTAGCCCAAAGCTTTCTGAATTACGACGTTATAGAAATTCCGTACGTCTTCAAAGAAAAGATATTCTTCAAGATATCATCCGGAAATATGGTGGATTACTTCAAGATAATATTATTTCAGAGAGGTATGGACGACCTGTTTTAGCGTTTAAGGCTGGGACTTCTGATCAAATCAAAGGAATGGTTCATGATAGTTCGGCCTCTGGGAACACGATATATGTCGAGCCCCAAGTTGTCATATCAATAGGAAATCGTTTAGCTAAGATAGATTCTGAAATCTCAGATGAAGAGAGGAGACTTTTAGCTGATTGGAGTAAAGAGGTTGGTCTTAATGCAATTGTAATAGCTCATTTAGTAGAGATCCTTTTGCAAATTGAGTTTGCATTGTCTCGAGCACGTTATTCTAAATGGCTTAATGGGGTCCCTGCAATTCTTGATCAAGAAGAACATTCACTCTTTGAGATCAAAGATTTTCGTCATCCTTTATTAGTATGGAATGACTTCCATGAGAAAAAGAATACAGTAGTTCCAACTAGTTTTGATGTCGCCCCTGATTTAAAAGTTGTTGCGATTACAGGCCCTAATACTGGAGGGAAAACAGTTGCTTTGAAAAGTATTGGTTTAGCAGTTTTAATGGCAAAAGCGGGGTTGCTTTTGCCATGTACAGGCTCACCAAGATTACCATGGTGTAAAAATGTTTTCGCTGATATTGGTGATGAGCAATCTTTACAGCAAAATTTGTCTACATTTAGTGGACATATTCTTCGTATAAGTCGAATACTCGACGCTATAGATGTATTCCCTGGTACGACTCTCGTTCTTTTAGATGAAGTTGGAGCTGGAACTGATCCAACTGAAGGCACAGCATTGGCCATGGCACTCCTACAGGTAATGGCTGATAGAGCAAGATTAACTATCGCGACTACTCATTTTGGACAATTAAAAGCGCTCAAATATAGTGATTCAAGATTTGAAAATGCTTCAGTTTCTTTTGATAGTGAAACTATACAACCAACTTTTCATTTGCAATGGGGAATTCCTGGTCAAAGTAATGCAATTGAAATTTCAAAGAGACTTGGTCTCGATGAGCAAGTAATTATAAGTGCTCAAAAATTTATCAACCCTGAAAGGGTTGATAATGTTAATCAAGTTATTCAAGGCTTAGAAAAACAACGCGAGCGTCAGCAATCAGCAGCTGAAGATGCTGCTGCATTATTGGCTAAAACCGAATTACTACATGAGGAATTACTTAATAGTTGGCAGAAACAACGCCAACAATCGGAAGAGTTTAATGAACAAGGAAGGTTCAAATTGGAGTCATCAATTCGTGAAGGTCAAAAAGAAGTTAGACATTTAATTAAACGCTTGCGCGATCAAAACGCTAGTGGTGAGACAGCAAGAATTGCCGGTCAACGATTACGGCAAATAGAAAAGGGATATCGAAACGACAAGCGAATTAACCGCACACAGAGTTGGACCCCAAAGATTGGGGAAAAAGTTAGATTGTCTTCTATTGGTAAAGCAGGTGAAATAATTTCTTTTTCAGATGATGGAATGCAATTAACAGTGCTATGCGGCGTATTTCGAAGCAAAGTCAATTTAACCGAAGTTGAAAGTCTTGATGGTCAAAAGGTCGAAATAAACCAAAGTGTGCAAGTAAAAACTTCGCAGGTAAGAAAGAATGTATCTTTAGTAAGAACTAAAAAAAATACCTTAGATGTAAGAGGGTTACGCGTTCATGAAGCCGAGGGGGTAATTGAAGAAAAATTGAGAAATTGTTCCGGAGCTTTATGGGTTATTCATGGAATTGGTTCTGGAAAACTGAAAAAAGGTTTGAGGAAATGGTTTGCTTCACTTCCATATATTGAAAAAGTAGCCGATGCTGAACCTCATGATGGCGGCCCTGGATGTAGCGTTGTGTGGATGGTTGATTGA
- the cgtA gene encoding Obg family GTPase CgtA, protein MQFIDQAIIDVKAGSGGDGISAFRREKYVPAGGPAGGDGGQGGNVVLEADDNLQTLLDFKFQKLISAENGQRGGPNKCTGASGKDTVLKVPCGTEVRHLSTNIILGDLTNKGQQLIVAFGGKGGFGNARYLSNSNRAPEKFTEGKVGEEWSLQLELKLLAEVGIIGLPNAGKSTLISVLSSARPKIADYPFTTLIPNLGVVRRPSGDGTVFADIPGLISGASKGIGLGHDFLRHIERTKVLLHLIDSASTDPINDFKTINEELTSYGHGLISRPRIFVLNKKELLNENEIKKLLNKIEKLTMKKVHIISAVTKFGLDDLLSSIWNELGY, encoded by the coding sequence ATGCAATTTATTGATCAGGCTATTATTGATGTCAAAGCAGGTTCGGGTGGTGATGGGATCTCTGCTTTTAGAAGAGAAAAGTATGTTCCCGCAGGTGGCCCTGCGGGTGGAGATGGAGGACAAGGAGGAAATGTTGTTTTAGAGGCTGATGATAATTTGCAAACTCTGTTGGATTTCAAATTTCAGAAATTAATTTCTGCTGAGAATGGCCAACGCGGTGGTCCCAATAAATGCACTGGAGCATCAGGAAAAGACACTGTACTTAAAGTTCCATGCGGAACAGAGGTAAGGCATCTCTCTACAAATATTATTCTTGGTGATTTAACTAATAAAGGCCAACAACTTATTGTCGCGTTTGGTGGAAAAGGAGGTTTCGGGAACGCTCGCTATTTATCAAATAGCAATAGAGCTCCAGAAAAATTTACTGAAGGGAAAGTAGGTGAAGAATGGTCATTGCAATTGGAATTAAAACTTCTAGCAGAAGTAGGAATTATTGGTTTGCCCAATGCAGGTAAAAGTACTTTGATTTCTGTACTCTCCTCTGCAAGACCAAAGATTGCTGATTATCCATTTACAACTTTAATTCCAAATCTCGGAGTAGTAAGAAGACCCTCAGGAGATGGAACAGTTTTTGCGGATATTCCTGGTTTGATTTCTGGAGCCTCAAAAGGTATTGGATTAGGGCATGATTTTCTTCGGCATATTGAACGAACAAAGGTTTTGCTTCATTTAATTGACTCAGCATCAACGGACCCGATAAATGATTTCAAAACCATTAATGAGGAATTAACGTCTTACGGTCATGGTTTGATTTCTAGGCCTAGAATTTTTGTTCTGAATAAAAAAGAACTATTAAATGAGAATGAAATTAAAAAACTTCTAAATAAAATTGAGAAACTGACTATGAAAAAGGTACATATAATTTCTGCAGTAACGAAATTTGGTCTGGATGATTTGTTGAGTTCTATTTGGAACGAACTTGGATATTAA
- a CDS encoding CP12 domain-containing protein, translating to MKTIDEHIKKDESEIQEAKAQGNDSKLHHLEDELNSLKEYKEHHPEDKHDPNALELFCDANPDEPECLVYDD from the coding sequence ATGAAAACTATTGACGAGCATATTAAAAAGGATGAATCCGAGATCCAAGAAGCAAAAGCTCAGGGGAATGATTCCAAGCTCCATCATTTAGAAGATGAACTTAATTCTCTCAAGGAATATAAAGAGCATCATCCTGAAGACAAGCATGACCCAAATGCGCTGGAACTCTTCTGCGACGCCAACCCTGACGAACCTGAGTGCTTGGTATACGACGATTAA
- a CDS encoding DUF2301 domain-containing membrane protein — MKEENSYFSSSNPIKGVYGDFIVTSNDKKEVLFYRLSILFCGLFFSIGIAQWFFNGSNQIWIWLLCMAISIGLSLKWIHIYLRPLHQTLTIFWVLGCIGLLILLYHFGVTNLIYGLRENPKSILLVGPLFASLTGIGFKEFFCFRRIEAIGITIFIPIALIGYLTELADESFTFATLVVSSLLLLSMGIRKFNLPAEADIGDKSVFDYLESQRKLKVSDT; from the coding sequence ATGAAAGAAGAAAATTCTTATTTTTCATCCTCAAATCCTATTAAAGGAGTCTATGGAGACTTCATAGTTACTTCTAATGATAAAAAAGAAGTTTTATTTTACCGATTGTCAATTCTTTTCTGCGGATTATTCTTTTCAATAGGAATAGCTCAATGGTTTTTCAATGGATCTAATCAAATATGGATTTGGCTATTATGCATGGCAATAAGTATAGGTTTAAGTCTTAAGTGGATACATATATATTTAAGACCTTTACATCAAACACTAACAATTTTCTGGGTACTTGGTTGTATTGGATTGTTGATACTTTTATATCATTTTGGAGTAACAAATTTAATATATGGTCTCAGAGAAAATCCAAAATCGATATTACTTGTCGGTCCACTTTTTGCTTCTTTAACTGGGATCGGTTTCAAAGAGTTTTTTTGTTTCAGAAGAATTGAAGCAATAGGGATAACGATTTTTATTCCAATAGCTTTAATTGGATATTTAACTGAATTAGCCGATGAAAGTTTTACTTTTGCAACACTAGTTGTGTCGTCATTGCTATTGCTATCAATGGGAATAAGGAAATTCAACCTTCCAGCAGAAGCTGATATAGGAGATAAAAGCGTTTTTGATTATTTAGAAAGCCAAAGAAAGCTAAAAGTATCAGATACTTGA
- a CDS encoding glutathione S-transferase family protein, producing MAIPPIFVKAARDIWSFEWKILMNGLAPSDSHGTYKRPINVQKQIQIPTKEDLKSRDSNQLPGLIIGKSCPWAHRAWMVYEVKGLKKSINLHIAQVDNGGGRWILDPPIKGCGTLQELYRKCGNYQSRRATVPMLFDPGKEPESKLRLINNESAELVKILNNWPMYNQDIDLNPSKYQKKIINWQNLIQENINNGVYKCGFARNQKAYEKASKDLFSALNIVEEYLQSNGPWLCGKNLSIADIRLFPTLIRWEAIYYPLFKCSNKPIKSFPHIIKWRRKIFNMYNIKKTCDVDTWRKDYFGALFPLNPSSIIPKGEDITTTINN from the coding sequence ATGGCCATACCACCAATATTTGTAAAAGCGGCGAGAGACATATGGAGTTTTGAATGGAAAATATTAATGAATGGTCTTGCCCCATCAGATTCTCATGGAACTTACAAGAGGCCAATAAATGTTCAAAAACAAATTCAAATCCCTACCAAGGAAGATTTAAAAAGTAGAGATTCAAATCAATTACCAGGTTTAATTATTGGCAAAAGCTGCCCTTGGGCTCATAGAGCATGGATGGTTTACGAGGTCAAAGGATTAAAGAAATCAATCAATCTTCACATTGCTCAAGTAGACAACGGAGGAGGGAGGTGGATATTAGACCCTCCAATAAAAGGTTGTGGAACTCTTCAAGAGCTTTATCGAAAATGTGGGAATTATCAATCAAGAAGAGCAACAGTACCAATGCTTTTCGATCCTGGTAAGGAACCGGAATCAAAATTAAGACTTATAAACAATGAAAGCGCTGAGCTTGTCAAGATATTAAACAACTGGCCTATGTACAATCAAGACATAGACCTTAACCCAAGCAAATATCAAAAAAAAATAATTAACTGGCAGAATCTAATTCAAGAAAATATTAATAATGGAGTTTATAAATGTGGATTTGCTCGAAATCAAAAAGCTTATGAAAAAGCTTCAAAAGATTTATTCTCAGCTCTAAATATTGTAGAAGAATATCTTCAATCAAATGGTCCTTGGCTCTGTGGAAAAAATCTTTCAATTGCTGATATAAGACTTTTCCCTACCCTTATCAGATGGGAAGCAATTTATTACCCACTATTCAAATGTAGCAATAAACCAATAAAATCATTTCCGCATATAATCAAATGGAGGAGAAAGATTTTTAATATGTACAATATAAAGAAAACATGTGATGTTGATACTTGGAGAAAAGATTATTTTGGAGCTTTATTCCCTTTAAATCCAAGTAGTATTATTCCTAAAGGAGAAGATATTACAACAACTATCAACAATTAA
- a CDS encoding aspartoacylase, with product MKQLQVLLVAGTHGNEINGIWLFDEWNKSSFLINTHGIKTFKVIGNPEAKKAGKRYIHNDLNRSFQEEPNISINSSNCERTRASELVNLYGEAGKNPCQIALDFHTTTSSMGSCLVVYGRRDADLALASLIQNQLGLPIYIHESDQKQTGFLVESWPCGLVVEIGPVAQGLLNSGIISQTKLILETFMEQIHQVKNLNLFFPDKLIIHRHIKSIDFPRDEEDNIDGYVHSLRQSKDWQELKKNDELFCKLNGEIIRFEEDQPYIPVFINEAAYAEKNIAMSFTKRELWNFKKEWKQSLIDLIHQK from the coding sequence ATGAAGCAGCTACAAGTACTGCTAGTGGCTGGTACGCATGGTAATGAAATAAATGGTATTTGGCTTTTTGATGAATGGAATAAATCATCCTTTTTAATAAATACACACGGGATAAAAACTTTTAAGGTAATTGGCAACCCTGAGGCGAAAAAGGCTGGGAAAAGATATATACACAATGATTTGAATCGGAGTTTTCAAGAAGAACCAAACATCTCAATCAACTCTTCAAATTGTGAGAGAACTAGAGCAAGTGAGTTAGTGAATCTTTATGGAGAGGCAGGAAAAAACCCATGTCAAATAGCATTAGATTTTCATACAACGACTTCCTCTATGGGGAGTTGCTTAGTTGTTTATGGGAGAAGAGATGCGGATTTGGCCTTGGCTTCTTTGATTCAGAATCAATTAGGTTTACCAATATATATCCACGAATCTGATCAAAAACAAACAGGTTTTTTAGTTGAATCTTGGCCTTGTGGACTTGTCGTAGAGATTGGTCCCGTTGCTCAGGGCCTTCTGAATTCGGGAATTATTTCGCAAACAAAATTGATTCTCGAGACTTTTATGGAACAAATTCATCAGGTTAAGAACTTAAATCTATTCTTTCCTGATAAGTTGATAATTCACAGGCATATTAAAAGTATCGATTTTCCTAGAGATGAAGAGGATAATATTGATGGATATGTGCATTCTCTAAGGCAATCTAAGGATTGGCAAGAATTGAAGAAAAATGATGAATTGTTTTGTAAGTTAAATGGAGAAATAATTAGGTTTGAAGAAGATCAACCTTATATTCCTGTATTTATAAATGAAGCAGCTTATGCGGAAAAAAATATCGCTATGAGCTTTACCAAAAGAGAATTATGGAATTTCAAAAAAGAATGGAAACAATCACTGATTGATTTAATACATCAAAAGTAA
- the psbA gene encoding photosystem II q(b) protein — MTTIQQQRSSLLKGWPQFCEWVTSTNNRIYVGWFGVLMIPCLLAATTCFIVAFIAAPPVDIDGIREPVAGSFMYGNNIISGAVVPSSNAIGLHFYPIWEAATLDEWLYNGGPYQLVIFHFLIGISAYMGRQWELSYRLGMRPWICVAYSAPVSAAFAVFLVYPFGQGSFSDGMPLGISGTFNFMFVFQAEHNILMHPFHMAGVAGMFGGALFSAMHGSLVTSSLIRETTGLDSQNYGYKFGQEEETYNIVAAHGYFGRLIFQYASFNNSRSLHFFLASWPVICVWLTSMGICTMAFNLNGFNFNQSVVDTSGKVVPTWGDVLNRANLGMEVMHERNAHNFPLDLAAAESTSVALVAPAIG, encoded by the coding sequence ATGACCACCATTCAGCAGCAGCGTTCTTCGTTGCTCAAAGGTTGGCCACAATTCTGCGAGTGGGTTACTTCCACCAACAACCGTATCTATGTCGGTTGGTTCGGTGTATTGATGATCCCTTGCCTTCTTGCGGCAACAACTTGTTTCATCGTTGCATTTATCGCTGCTCCTCCAGTTGATATCGACGGTATCCGTGAGCCAGTAGCTGGTTCATTCATGTATGGAAACAACATCATTTCTGGTGCTGTTGTTCCTTCAAGTAACGCTATCGGCCTTCACTTCTACCCAATCTGGGAAGCAGCAACTCTTGATGAGTGGCTATATAACGGCGGCCCTTACCAGCTTGTAATCTTCCACTTCCTTATTGGTATCTCTGCATACATGGGACGTCAGTGGGAGCTTTCATACCGTTTAGGTATGCGCCCATGGATCTGTGTTGCTTACTCAGCACCTGTATCAGCAGCTTTCGCTGTATTCCTTGTTTACCCATTCGGTCAGGGTTCATTCTCTGATGGTATGCCTCTAGGAATCTCTGGAACATTCAACTTCATGTTCGTTTTCCAGGCTGAGCACAACATCTTGATGCACCCATTCCATATGGCTGGTGTAGCAGGTATGTTCGGTGGTGCTTTGTTCTCTGCAATGCACGGTTCTTTGGTTACTTCATCACTTATCCGTGAGACCACAGGACTTGATTCACAGAACTACGGTTACAAGTTTGGACAAGAAGAAGAGACATACAACATCGTTGCAGCTCATGGCTACTTCGGTCGTTTGATCTTCCAATATGCAAGCTTCAACAACAGCCGTAGCCTTCACTTCTTCTTGGCTTCATGGCCAGTGATTTGTGTTTGGTTGACATCTATGGGCATCTGCACCATGGCGTTCAACTTGAACGGTTTCAACTTCAACCAGTCTGTAGTTGATACTTCAGGCAAGGTTGTACCAACCTGGGGTGACGTACTTAACCGTGCAAACCTTGGTATGGAAGTAATGCACGAGCGTAATGCTCACAACTTCCCACTTGACCTAGCAGCTGCTGAGTCTACTTCTGTAGCTCTTGTTGCACCTGCAATCGGTTAA
- the aroC gene encoding chorismate synthase: protein MGSSFGKLFTISTFGESHGGGVGVIIDGCPPKLELDINEIQNDLNRRRPGQSKITTPRNESDEVEILSGLLGNKTLGTPIAMVVRNKDHRPKDYSEIKKTFRPSHADATYQKKYGIQASSGGGRASARETIGRVAAGSVAKQLLSKSANTEIIAWVKRIHDIEAEILPSEVTFDQIEKNIVRCPNQSVADLMIQRVEAFGKEGDSCGGVIECIVRNPPVGLGMPVFDKLEADLAKALMSLPATKGFEVGSGFGGTYLKGSEHNDPFLPSDSAQLKTATNNSGGIQGGISNGEDIVLRVGFKPTATIRKSQKTIDEDGNAITLKATGRHDPCVLPRAVPMVEAMVALVLADHLLRQKGQCFA from the coding sequence ATGGGAAGTAGTTTCGGAAAACTTTTTACTATTAGCACCTTTGGCGAATCTCACGGAGGAGGTGTTGGTGTAATTATTGATGGATGTCCTCCAAAGTTAGAGCTTGATATTAACGAAATACAAAATGATCTCAATAGAAGGAGGCCAGGACAAAGCAAAATAACTACTCCAAGAAACGAAAGTGATGAAGTTGAAATTCTTAGTGGTCTTTTAGGTAATAAAACCTTAGGAACACCAATTGCCATGGTTGTAAGAAATAAAGATCATCGTCCTAAGGACTATTCTGAAATTAAAAAAACTTTTAGACCATCTCACGCTGATGCTACATATCAGAAAAAATATGGAATTCAGGCTTCAAGTGGCGGCGGGCGAGCATCAGCAAGAGAAACGATAGGTAGAGTTGCCGCGGGTTCTGTTGCAAAACAGCTTCTCTCTAAGTCTGCTAATACGGAAATAATTGCTTGGGTTAAGAGAATTCATGATATTGAGGCTGAGATTCTTCCTAGTGAAGTTACTTTTGATCAGATTGAGAAAAATATTGTTCGATGTCCAAATCAATCAGTTGCAGATTTAATGATTCAAAGAGTGGAGGCTTTTGGTAAAGAAGGCGACTCCTGTGGAGGAGTAATAGAATGTATTGTTCGAAATCCGCCAGTAGGTCTTGGTATGCCTGTTTTTGATAAGTTAGAAGCTGATTTAGCAAAGGCATTAATGTCTTTGCCTGCCACTAAAGGTTTTGAAGTGGGATCAGGTTTCGGAGGTACTTATTTGAAAGGCAGCGAACATAATGATCCTTTTTTGCCATCCGATTCTGCTCAATTGAAGACTGCCACTAACAATTCAGGAGGAATTCAAGGAGGAATCAGTAATGGTGAGGATATAGTCCTGAGAGTTGGCTTTAAACCAACAGCAACTATTAGGAAAAGTCAAAAAACAATTGACGAGGATGGTAATGCAATAACTCTCAAGGCGACAGGAAGACATGATCCTTGTGTATTGCCAAGGGCAGTTCCAATGGTTGAAGCAATGGTTGCGCTAGTTTTAGCTGATCATCTACTTAGGCAAAAAGGTCAATGTTTTGCTTAA
- a CDS encoding bifunctional 4-hydroxy-2-oxoglutarate aldolase/2-dehydro-3-deoxy-phosphogluconate aldolase encodes MEVKQNNLIKSLSAQPLIVVIRLEHNFFNLSQKKEDLFFKIEKLSNFGIKNIEIGWDSNPEWVNLILEIKNKFKSINLGVASISSKQSLESILALDLNYSMSPFFNKEIHLKAIKYKQLVIPGISNIENFKESINLGYKIIKIFPASKLGTNFLNQLKYLKEKDTFFIGAGGIKSKSLKKLLRSGYDALVIGRELRNQLPDKDLEIWLKDY; translated from the coding sequence TTGGAAGTTAAGCAAAATAATTTAATAAAATCTCTGAGTGCCCAGCCCCTTATAGTTGTAATTAGACTCGAACATAATTTTTTCAATCTCTCGCAAAAAAAAGAAGATTTATTTTTTAAAATTGAGAAACTCTCTAATTTCGGTATAAAAAATATTGAAATAGGGTGGGATTCCAATCCAGAATGGGTAAATTTAATACTAGAAATAAAAAATAAATTCAAATCAATTAATTTAGGTGTTGCATCAATTTCTTCCAAGCAATCTTTAGAATCAATTCTCGCATTAGATCTTAATTATTCGATGAGTCCATTCTTTAATAAAGAAATTCATCTCAAAGCCATTAAATATAAGCAATTAGTTATTCCAGGGATATCCAATATTGAAAATTTCAAAGAATCAATCAACCTAGGATATAAAATAATAAAAATCTTTCCTGCCTCAAAATTAGGAACTAACTTTTTAAATCAATTAAAATACTTAAAAGAAAAGGATACTTTTTTTATTGGTGCAGGTGGAATTAAAAGTAAAAGTTTAAAAAAATTACTACGAAGTGGATATGACGCATTAGTTATCGGTAGAGAATTAAGAAATCAATTACCTGATAAAGATCTTGAGATATGGCTAAAAGATTATTGA